AAGCTTCTGCATATTCCTCGCAGTTCTCAGGCACCTGTTCCAATACTTCTTCCGCTTGCGGTTTGATGACAGCAAGCTCAAAAAGCATTGCTGTATTGAACATTACATCTGCCTGCTCTTGATAAGGAAAAATCCACTTGTTCTCACCAGCACGCACACTTGGCCAGCGGTGAATGGTTTCTTGTGCAGAACAACCACGATACTTGTAATCGCGAACAATACGACGAAGCAGACGATTGTCGGTTGTTGGGATATAGTTGTGGTCGTCTAACAGGATTGTAGTGAGGGCAGATGCGTAGATTTTAAACTTCTTATCGTCTGCAATCTGCTCTGTCAGTGCTGGGTTGAGTGCGTGAATACCTTCCACAAGTAGTATGTTATTCTCTCCAAGATGCAGCTTTTTACCGCTCTTTTCACTCATTCCGGTTTGGAAATTATACTTCGGTAATTCCACCTCTTCACCACGGAAAAGAGCATTAAACTGCTCATTGATAAGTGGAATATTCAGTGCATAGATACTCTCGTAATCAAGTTCTCCATTCTCATCTTTTGGTGTTTCCGCCCTGTTAACGAAGTAGTCATCTAAGGAAATCTGTACTGGTTTCACACCACTTGCTAATAGTTGGACAGAAAGACGTTTACAGAATGTTGTCTTACCGCTCGAAGATGGTCCGGCAATGAGTACTACCTTTATCTCTTTTCGTTCAGCAATCGTATCGGCAATCTGCGATATCTTCTTTTCTTGCAGTGCCTCACTGACATTGATAAGGTCGGTTGCCAGTCCATTCTTCACCGCTTCGTTGAAGTCACCCACCGTCTTAATACCTAAGATACTCTGCCATTTATGATGCTCTTTGAACACCTCGAACATCTTGTCTTGGCGTATCAATTCACCTAATTTAGAAGGGTCTTGTGTGGAAGGAATGCGCAAGAGGACTCCATCAAAGTAAGGCTCCAACCCAAAGAGATGAAGTTGGCTCGTGTTGGTAAGCATCGAACCATAGTAATAATCCTTATAATCGTCAAGCACATAATAGACACAATAAAGGCTACCGCTGCTTTTAAGGAGTTTAGCCTTTTGTATATCGCCTAACTCAGTGAACATCTTTACCGCCTCCTCGGTTGTTGTTTCGTAACGCTGGATAGGCATTTTAGCGTCGATAATCTCCTGCATTCGTGTACGGATACGGTCAACATCCTCTGCTGTAATCTCGTGTCCGAGCTGCAAGTTGCAGTAGTAACCATTTGAAACAGGGATATCAATCACCACTTGACTACCCGTATAGAGGTCGTGAACAGCCTTGCAGAGCACCATAAAGAGCGAGCGGGTGTAAGTGCGAATACCTGATGGAGTAAGCAAATCGAGGAACTCTACATCCTTATTATGATAGACACGATAATGGAGTCCTTCCACCTTATTATTCACTTTTGCACTCACTGGTCCATAAGGCATTTGAAGATTAATTTCTTTATAAATGTCAGAAAGTGTACTTCCAATTGGGACTTCTTGAGTTTTTTTATTATTTTTGCAACGGATATGCAGTACTTGTCTCATAATCATTGATGGTTAAAATTATGTCAGGGAACAATATTGTCCTTTGGTAAATAGGATTGTAAAGTTAGGGAAAGTTTTGCAAATATCCAAGAAACAGACATCACAAATTAAGTTATTATATGTCGATTTGGATTTTCTTTAAGCTCATTGGAGCATTGGCATTGCTAATGTTCGGTATGAAAACTATGAGTGAGGCTCTGCAGAAAATGGCAGGTCCACAGTTGCGTCACATTCTTGGCGCAATGACTACAAACCGGTTTACTGGTATTCTTACGGGTACGTTCATCACAGCTGCTGTACAATCATCAACAGCAACGACGGTGATGACGGTTAGCTTTGTGAATGCAGGGTTGTTGACATTGCTTCAAGCCATCTCGGTTATTATGGGAGCGAACATCGGAACGACGCTAACGGCATGGATTATGTCAGCTGGTTTCTCGTTTAATATTACCGATTTCGTCTGGCCAGCATTCTTTATTGGTATCGTACTGATCTACTCTAAGAGGCGTAAACTCATTGGTGATTTCCTCTTTGGTATCTCATTTATGTTCTTGGGATTGGGAACCTTACGTCAGACAGGTATTGATATGGACCTTGCGCACAATCAGGCTGTACTCGATTTCTTTAGTCATTTCGACCCACAAAGCTTCATCACAACTATCGTTTTCCTACTTATCGGTAGTGTGCTGACCATGTGTGTGCAGAGTTCTGCAGCGATCATGGCTATCACGATGATTCTTTGTTCAACGGGAGTATTGCCTATTTATCAGGGTATTGCACTCGTAATGGGTGAAAATATTGGTACAACTGTAACCTCAAACCTTGCTGCTTTGACAGCAAACACGCAGGCTCGCCGAGCTGCTATGGCTCATATGGTGTTCAATGTCTTTGGTGTTCTTTGGGTATTATGTATCTTCCATCCTTTTATCAATATGATTTGCGACTGGGTGGGCTATGATGTAACGATGCCAAAGGGTGCCCCTGGCTTTGCTGCCAATGCTGCTAAGCTAAGTTTTGTGCTTGCTGCTTTCCATACAACCTTCAACGTTGCCAACACTATTATCCTTGTTGGACCAATCAAGTATTTGGAGAAGCTGGTCTGCATGATCATCAAACCAAAGACAAACAAGGACGAAGACGAGTTCCGTCTGCACTTTATTCAGGTTGGTATCATGAAGACTCCAGAACTTTCTGTGCTTGAGGCTTCAAAGGAGATAAAGTCGTTTGCTGAGCGTATTCAGCGTATGTTTGGTATGGTTCGTGAGCTACTTGGCGAGAAAGATACGGATAA
The Prevotella melaninogenica DNA segment above includes these coding regions:
- a CDS encoding Na/Pi cotransporter family protein; this translates as MSIWIFFKLIGALALLMFGMKTMSEALQKMAGPQLRHILGAMTTNRFTGILTGTFITAAVQSSTATTVMTVSFVNAGLLTLLQAISVIMGANIGTTLTAWIMSAGFSFNITDFVWPAFFIGIVLIYSKRRKLIGDFLFGISFMFLGLGTLRQTGIDMDLAHNQAVLDFFSHFDPQSFITTIVFLLIGSVLTMCVQSSAAIMAITMILCSTGVLPIYQGIALVMGENIGTTVTSNLAALTANTQARRAAMAHMVFNVFGVLWVLCIFHPFINMICDWVGYDVTMPKGAPGFAANAAKLSFVLAAFHTTFNVANTIILVGPIKYLEKLVCMIIKPKTNKDEDEFRLHFIQVGIMKTPELSVLEASKEIKSFAERIQRMFGMVRELLGEKDTDKFTKLYSRIEKYEGISDNMEIEIAKYLDQVSNAHLSDETKEKVRSMLREISELESIGDACYNIARTCSRLINSKEDFTQEQYDHMHQMFELTDDALTQMNRILVGHRQDNDVNRSFNIETEINNYRNQLRSQNINDVNDHKYTYAVGTMYMDIIQECEKLGDYVVNVVEARMGVRQQDA
- a CDS encoding nucleoside kinase, with protein sequence MIMRQVLHIRCKNNKKTQEVPIGSTLSDIYKEINLQMPYGPVSAKVNNKVEGLHYRVYHNKDVEFLDLLTPSGIRTYTRSLFMVLCKAVHDLYTGSQVVIDIPVSNGYYCNLQLGHEITAEDVDRIRTRMQEIIDAKMPIQRYETTTEEAVKMFTELGDIQKAKLLKSSGSLYCVYYVLDDYKDYYYGSMLTNTSQLHLFGLEPYFDGVLLRIPSTQDPSKLGELIRQDKMFEVFKEHHKWQSILGIKTVGDFNEAVKNGLATDLINVSEALQEKKISQIADTIAERKEIKVVLIAGPSSSGKTTFCKRLSVQLLASGVKPVQISLDDYFVNRAETPKDENGELDYESIYALNIPLINEQFNALFRGEEVELPKYNFQTGMSEKSGKKLHLGENNILLVEGIHALNPALTEQIADDKKFKIYASALTTILLDDHNYIPTTDNRLLRRIVRDYKYRGCSAQETIHRWPSVRAGENKWIFPYQEQADVMFNTAMLFELAVIKPQAEEVLEQVPENCEEYAEAYRLRKFLKYFAPLPFRNLPPTSLLREFLGGSSFKY